DNA from Thermoplasmata archaeon:
GGCTGCTTCAAGGCCGCCACGTTCTCCAGGTACTCTCGCGCCTGCTCCACACTCTTGCCGCGAATGGCTCGGGCGAGCTCCACGCTCTTCTTCCAGGAAATCTGGAGTTCCTTGCCGTAGGCACGCGCCATGCTCTCGATCTTGTATTCCACCGTGTACCCGAGCTGAGTCATGGTCCACCTACTTGAGCGGCATGAACTTGGACGAGCGCGTCGCGCCGACGCCCGGGCCGCTGTGGACGACCACGGTCTTGCGCGTCATCGCGAACTCGCCGATGTAATGCCCGATCATCTCCGGCTTGATGTCCACCGTGACGAATTCCTTGCCGTTGTGGATCGCGACCTTCTTGCCCACGAAGTCCGGGAGGATGGGAACGTCCCGGCAGTGCGTCCGCACGGCCTCCTCGGTCCCGTTCGCGCGGAGCTTGTCCACGAACCTCGTGCGCTCCTCGTCCAGGCCTCGGACGAAGGACCGGCGAGCCCGCGCGGGCAGGAGCTCGACGATTTCCTCGAGGGTCATCGCCTTCATCTCCTCGAGGGTGTAGCCCCGGTAGGTGAACTCCTTCTTCCTTCGCGTCTCGACGAGGCCGGCGCGCTTCCGCAGCTTCCTGCGTGCCGCCTTGGCCAGCCCACCCATCTTGCGCGCCATGTGATCTACCTCCGCTGCTTCCGTTCACGGATCCGCTTGGGTTTCGGTGACAACCGGCCGACCTTCATGCCGGGAGGAGCGTCATAGCCGACGGTGGACGGCCGCCCGACGTGTTGGTGGGAGCCGCCTCCGTGCGGATGGTCCACGGGGTTCTTCGCGACACCCCGGACGTCGAAGTACGCCTTGCTGAAGGAGCGGAAGGCGTGGAACTTCTTGCCCGCCTTCGTGAAGGGCTTCTCGCCGCGACCCGCGCCCGCAACCGCGCCGATCGTGGCGCGGCACTCGCGGTGGAATCCGTAGAACTTCCCCGAGGGGAGCTGCACGACCGTGCGGTCCCCCTGGCTCACGACCACGGCTTGGGCTCCTGCGGCGCGAACGAAACGCCCGCCGTCCCCGGGGATCTTCTCGATGTTGTACACCAGGGTGCCCTCCGGGATCTGGCCTAGGGAGAGCGTGTTCCCTCGGTCCACGTTCACGGAGCCGATCGTCACGGGCTGGCCGATCGTGAGCCCGTCGCAGGCGATCATGAGGACCTCCTGGCCCCCGTACCGGACGCGAGCGAGCGGGGCCGTGTGGCCCGGAGCCTGGAAGATGTCCGTCACGACGCCCTCGCCGCGGAGGTGCGGATACTCCACGGGGCCGGGGTGGCGGTGGCTCGGCGAGCGATACGTCGGCGAGGTGCCGCGCCCGCGCCGCTGGTTCGGGAGGTTCTTTCCCATCAGAACACCCCGATCCGCATCCCGATCTCCTCGGCGGAGAACTCGGGTTTGAGCTTGATGATCGCGTGCTTCCCGTCCTTGCGGACGAACGTGTTCACGTGAGCGACCTTGACCTCGAAGATCTCCTCGAACGCCTTCTTGATGTCGGTCTTCGTCGCGCGGCGGTCCACGAGGAATTCGAGGCGGTTGCCATCCTTCAGGTCCTGGGCGGGGGTGCCCTGGAGCATGTTCAGGGTCTTCTCGGTCACGTACGGGTGGAGGAGTACATCGTAGGCTCTCATGGGTGCCAACTCCGCAGGATCTCGAGCGCCCCTTCGCTGAAGAGGGCGAGACGACCCGGGTCTCCGCCGGGCGCGAGGATCTCCGCGTTCAGGGCGGCGGGGCTCACGACCTCCACCCCCGGAAGGTTGCCGAAGAGGCGCCGGACCCTCGTGGGCTCCTTGACCACGACCAGGAGGCTCCGGGGCTCCCGCAGCCGCCGTCCGCGGAGCTTGCCTCGCCCCGCGCGGACGTGACGGCCGTCCTTCGCGCGCTCCACATCCGTCTCCAACCCGAGCCGCTCGAGGATCGCGAGGCCCTCGCGGGTGGCTCCCTCCTCGGGCTCCAGCGTCTCGATCGAGTCCTCCAGGACCACGGGGAGGCTAAGTCGCTCGTCGAACCGGTGGCCACGGGCGGAGACGATCGCGGCGTCGCGGAGGGCCGCCAGGGCGGCGTTCCGGGCGAGGCCGCGCTCGTGGGCGTTAATTTTCTTGGCCCAGACCGTGTCGGGCCGCGGCGGGTGGGCCCGGCGGCCTCCGACAGTGCCGGGTGCCTGGGCGCCCGTCATGGAACCGCGCAGGCGCGGGACCCGGGACACGCCGTGGCCCTTCCCCGACCAACGCACGGAGTGCTTCATCCCGGATCGCGGATTCGGGCCGTAGGGCTGGCGGCGGTTGGCCCGGAATGCGGTCACGGCGCGGAGGATCAGGTCCCGCCGAACCTCGGAGCGGAATACGGCCGGGAGGTCGATCGTCTTGATGGCCTCCCCATCGACGGAGTAGACGCGCACTTGGCCTGGTTTTAGCGCGGGAGCCTCCTCCTTGGGTTCCGCGGCCTCCCGCTTGGCCGCCTTGGGAGCAGCGCGCCTCAATCGCCGCCTCTTCTCCGGAGGCGCCGCCTCCGCTTCGGGCTGTTCCTCGGAGGCTTGCTTCTTCTCCGCATCCTTCTCCGCCATCGGCCTCACGCCCCCTGCTTGGATTGTCTAGAGACGAACGTGACCTCGGGGGGCTTCTCGAGCCGGACGAAGCCGCCGCGGCTCGCGTCCCGGAACCGGATCAGGCGCTTCGCGGGGCCGGGGATCGAGCCGTGGAGCATGACGTACGGATTGCGGATCGTGCCGTAGTTCAGGAATCCGCCGTCGGGATTGATCTCCTCGCCCTTCTCGCCCATCTTGAGGATGCGTTTGTTGTACTCCGTGCGCTGGTGGTACCCGAACTGTCCACTCTGCGGGACCGTGGGCCGCACGAAGCCTGGCTGGAAGTTCCCGAGCGTGCCGATGTTCCTGCGGTGCTTCGAGTTCTTGTGGCTCAGGAGGCGGGTGCCCCAGCGCGTGTGGTGTCCCTGCCACCCCTTGCCCTTCGTGATCGCGGCGACGTCGACCATGGAGCCCTCGCGACAAAACTCGGTCACGGGGATCTCCTTCCCCAGGTGTTCCTTCGCGTACTTCAGTCGCTCCGGGACGGACCCGCCGCCCACGCGGTTCTCCATGAGGTCGGGCTTCTTCTTGGGGACGCCCGTCACCAGGGTGGGCTGCGTGTACGTCAAGAGACGCACGTCGTCGATCTGGACCGCGTCGACCTTCTTCCACGCCTCGTCGACGTTGTAATCCTTGGGGATCGGGAATACGCGATCGAGCTCCTTGTCCAGGCGCGGCGCCCAGACCTCGCCCACGGTCTTCAGGCCCTCGTGGGTGTGCTCGTAGAGCCGCACGCCCGCGACCTTCATGGGCGGCACCTCGACCACGGTCACGGGGACCTGGACCTCCTGGCCCGACGTCGTCGACGTGGGCCGATAGTCCACGATCGTGGCGTGGGTCATGCCCGCCTTGTACCCGGCGAACCCCTGGACGCGGGGCGTGCCGTCGATGTCGGGCCAGCTGGAGAAGTGCGGGATCGGGCTCTCGCTCCGCTTGCGGGGCGAGAACGCCATGGAGCCGTGGCGGGGGCGGTGTTCCTTGGGCATGGGGACTCCTCCGGAGAGGATGACCTCTCCACGCGTGCGATCACGCGGAGTCGATTCGGCGCGCCACCGTGACGCTGCCTGCGATCCCAGAAGAGTGGGGCCGCATTCCCGGGATCCGCGGAGGATTGCCCGGAGGGCGTCTGGTTGACGCGACGGCCGTTCCCTATGGGCGGGGTCTATTTAACGGTTTGCTGGGACGATTTCGGGTCTATAACTTTCATGTGTCACCGAGTCGCGATCACGTCGACTTTGCGCTTCATCGACTCGATCCGCTGCATGAGTTCCATGAGGCCGACCTTCCCGGCGAAGTACTCCGCCAGGACGGACGTCGCCTCGCGCTCCGGGCCTTCGACCAGGTGGACCTCGGGAGGCATCAGGACCCCGAGAGGCCCGTGCGGTATTCTGTTCCTCTGCTCGTCGAGGATGGCCTGGGTCATCGGGTTGTCGTAGACCGCGGTCATTCCGGCTTCGCGGGACAGCCCGTGGCCGACGAGGGCGTTCGACTCCGGATCGCCCAGTCCGGCCCTCCGGCACAGGGTCTTGACCGCGTGTCGGAAGTAGACCGGGCTCAGGTCCGGCAAGGACCACTTCGCCGCGAAGGCGTGGAAGTGGTCGCGGACCGTCGGCCCGTCGAGCCGCGTGCCCGGACGGGTGCGCTTCGAGTCGGGCATGTCGTCGACGACGTACTGGCCCTTCATCCCACGCCACGGGAGGATCGGG
Protein-coding regions in this window:
- a CDS encoding 30S ribosomal protein S19 produces the protein MARKMGGLAKAARRKLRKRAGLVETRRKKEFTYRGYTLEEMKAMTLEEIVELLPARARRSFVRGLDEERTRFVDKLRANGTEEAVRTHCRDVPILPDFVGKKVAIHNGKEFVTVDIKPEMIGHYIGEFAMTRKTVVVHSGPGVGATRSSKFMPLK
- a CDS encoding 50S ribosomal protein L2, which codes for MGKNLPNQRRGRGTSPTYRSPSHRHPGPVEYPHLRGEGVVTDIFQAPGHTAPLARVRYGGQEVLMIACDGLTIGQPVTIGSVNVDRGNTLSLGQIPEGTLVYNIEKIPGDGGRFVRAAGAQAVVVSQGDRTVVQLPSGKFYGFHRECRATIGAVAGAGRGEKPFTKAGKKFHAFRSFSKAYFDVRGVAKNPVDHPHGGGSHQHVGRPSTVGYDAPPGMKVGRLSPKPKRIRERKQRR
- a CDS encoding 50S ribosomal protein L23, encoding MRAYDVLLHPYVTEKTLNMLQGTPAQDLKDGNRLEFLVDRRATKTDIKKAFEEIFEVKVAHVNTFVRKDGKHAIIKLKPEFSAEEIGMRIGVF
- the rpl4p gene encoding 50S ribosomal protein L4 yields the protein MAEKDAEKKQASEEQPEAEAAPPEKRRRLRRAAPKAAKREAAEPKEEAPALKPGQVRVYSVDGEAIKTIDLPAVFRSEVRRDLILRAVTAFRANRRQPYGPNPRSGMKHSVRWSGKGHGVSRVPRLRGSMTGAQAPGTVGGRRAHPPRPDTVWAKKINAHERGLARNAALAALRDAAIVSARGHRFDERLSLPVVLEDSIETLEPEEGATREGLAILERLGLETDVERAKDGRHVRAGRGKLRGRRLREPRSLLVVVKEPTRVRRLFGNLPGVEVVSPAALNAEILAPGGDPGRLALFSEGALEILRSWHP
- a CDS encoding 50S ribosomal protein L3, giving the protein MPKEHRPRHGSMAFSPRKRSESPIPHFSSWPDIDGTPRVQGFAGYKAGMTHATIVDYRPTSTTSGQEVQVPVTVVEVPPMKVAGVRLYEHTHEGLKTVGEVWAPRLDKELDRVFPIPKDYNVDEAWKKVDAVQIDDVRLLTYTQPTLVTGVPKKKPDLMENRVGGGSVPERLKYAKEHLGKEIPVTEFCREGSMVDVAAITKGKGWQGHHTRWGTRLLSHKNSKHRRNIGTLGNFQPGFVRPTVPQSGQFGYHQRTEYNKRILKMGEKGEEINPDGGFLNYGTIRNPYVMLHGSIPGPAKRLIRFRDASRGGFVRLEKPPEVTFVSRQSKQGA